From Symphalangus syndactylus isolate Jambi chromosome 17, NHGRI_mSymSyn1-v2.1_pri, whole genome shotgun sequence, one genomic window encodes:
- the ADAT3 gene encoding probable inactive tRNA-specific adenosine deaminase-like protein 3 isoform X1: MILCSRLCLPQSALLRMEPAPGLVEQPKCLEAGSPEPEPAPWQALPVLSEKQSGDVELVLAYAAPVLDKRQTSRLLKEVSALHPLPAQPHLKRVRPSGDAGSPHALELLLCLAGPASGPRSLAELLPRPAVDPRGLGQPFLVPVPARPPLTRGQFEEARAHWPTSFHEDKQVTSALAGRLFSTQERAAMQSHMERAVWAARRAAARGLRAVGAVVVDPASDRVLATGHDCSSADNPLLHAVMVCVDLVAHGQGRGTYDFRPFPACSFAPAAALQAVRAGAVRKLDAEEDGLPYVCTGYDLYVTREPCAMCAMGLVHSRILRVFYGASSPDGALGTRFRIHARPDLNHRFQVFRGVLEEQCRWLDPDT, translated from the coding sequence ATGATCCTCTGCTCCCGTCTCTGTCTCCCACAGTCGGCCTTGCTGAGGATGGAGCCCGCCCCGGGCCTCGTGGAGCAGCCCAAGTGCTTGGAGGCCGGGAGCCCGGAGCCTGAGCCGGCGCCGTGGCAGGCTCTCCCTGTCCTGTCCGAGAAGCAGTCAGGGGACGTGGAGCTGGTGCTGGCCTACGCCGCGCCCGTCCTGGACAAACGCCAGACCTCACGCCTCCTGAAGGAGGTGTCGGCCCTGCACCCGCTCCCCGCCCAGCCTCACCTCAAGCGGGTGCGGCCCAGCGGAGATGCCGGCAGCCCCCACGCCCTGGAGCTGCTGCTTTGCCTGGCTGGGCCCGCCTCGGGCCCGCGCTCGCTGGCTGAGCTCCTGCCACGGCCGGCTGTGGACCCCCGCGGCCTGGGGCAGCCCTTCCTGGTGCCCGTGCCCGCTCGGCCGCCTCTGACCAGGGGCCAGTTCGAGGAGGCTCGGGCCCACTGGCCCACGTCCTTCCACGAGGACAAGCAGGTGACCAGCGCCCTGGCGGGGCGGCTCTTCTCCACGCAGGAGCGTGCCGCCATGCAGAGCCACATGGAGCGGGCGGTGTGGGCGGCCCGGCGGGCGGCGGCGCGGGGCTTGCGGGCCGTGGGGGCCGTGGTGGTGGACCCGGCCTCGGACCGCGTGCTGGCCACCGGCCACGACTGCAGCAGCGCGGACAACCCCCTCCTGCACGCCGTCATGGTGTGCGTGGACCTTGTGGCGCATGGCCAGGGCCGCGGCACCTACGACTTCAGACCCTTCCCCGCCTGCTCCTTCGCCCCGGCCGCTGCCCTCCAGGCCGTCCGCGCAGGCGCCGTGCGTAAACTGGACGCAGAAGAGGACGGCCTCCCATACGTGTGCACCGGCTATGACCTGTACGTGACCCGCGAGCCCTGCGCCATGTGCGCCATGGGCCTGGTGCACTCACGCATCCTGCGTGTCTTCTACGGCGCATCCTCGCCCGACGGCGCCCTGGGCACCCGCTTCCGCATCCACGCACGGCCCGACCTCAACCACCGCTTCCAGGTGTTCCGCGGGGTGCTGGAGGAGCAGTGCCGCTGGCTGGACCCTGACACGTAG
- the ADAT3 gene encoding probable inactive tRNA-specific adenosine deaminase-like protein 3 isoform X2 — MEPAPGLVEQPKCLEAGSPEPEPAPWQALPVLSEKQSGDVELVLAYAAPVLDKRQTSRLLKEVSALHPLPAQPHLKRVRPSGDAGSPHALELLLCLAGPASGPRSLAELLPRPAVDPRGLGQPFLVPVPARPPLTRGQFEEARAHWPTSFHEDKQVTSALAGRLFSTQERAAMQSHMERAVWAARRAAARGLRAVGAVVVDPASDRVLATGHDCSSADNPLLHAVMVCVDLVAHGQGRGTYDFRPFPACSFAPAAALQAVRAGAVRKLDAEEDGLPYVCTGYDLYVTREPCAMCAMGLVHSRILRVFYGASSPDGALGTRFRIHARPDLNHRFQVFRGVLEEQCRWLDPDT; from the coding sequence ATGGAGCCCGCCCCGGGCCTCGTGGAGCAGCCCAAGTGCTTGGAGGCCGGGAGCCCGGAGCCTGAGCCGGCGCCGTGGCAGGCTCTCCCTGTCCTGTCCGAGAAGCAGTCAGGGGACGTGGAGCTGGTGCTGGCCTACGCCGCGCCCGTCCTGGACAAACGCCAGACCTCACGCCTCCTGAAGGAGGTGTCGGCCCTGCACCCGCTCCCCGCCCAGCCTCACCTCAAGCGGGTGCGGCCCAGCGGAGATGCCGGCAGCCCCCACGCCCTGGAGCTGCTGCTTTGCCTGGCTGGGCCCGCCTCGGGCCCGCGCTCGCTGGCTGAGCTCCTGCCACGGCCGGCTGTGGACCCCCGCGGCCTGGGGCAGCCCTTCCTGGTGCCCGTGCCCGCTCGGCCGCCTCTGACCAGGGGCCAGTTCGAGGAGGCTCGGGCCCACTGGCCCACGTCCTTCCACGAGGACAAGCAGGTGACCAGCGCCCTGGCGGGGCGGCTCTTCTCCACGCAGGAGCGTGCCGCCATGCAGAGCCACATGGAGCGGGCGGTGTGGGCGGCCCGGCGGGCGGCGGCGCGGGGCTTGCGGGCCGTGGGGGCCGTGGTGGTGGACCCGGCCTCGGACCGCGTGCTGGCCACCGGCCACGACTGCAGCAGCGCGGACAACCCCCTCCTGCACGCCGTCATGGTGTGCGTGGACCTTGTGGCGCATGGCCAGGGCCGCGGCACCTACGACTTCAGACCCTTCCCCGCCTGCTCCTTCGCCCCGGCCGCTGCCCTCCAGGCCGTCCGCGCAGGCGCCGTGCGTAAACTGGACGCAGAAGAGGACGGCCTCCCATACGTGTGCACCGGCTATGACCTGTACGTGACCCGCGAGCCCTGCGCCATGTGCGCCATGGGCCTGGTGCACTCACGCATCCTGCGTGTCTTCTACGGCGCATCCTCGCCCGACGGCGCCCTGGGCACCCGCTTCCGCATCCACGCACGGCCCGACCTCAACCACCGCTTCCAGGTGTTCCGCGGGGTGCTGGAGGAGCAGTGCCGCTGGCTGGACCCTGACACGTAG